One Vibrio taketomensis DNA window includes the following coding sequences:
- a CDS encoding HIT domain-containing protein, with translation MAEETIFSKIIRKEIPTTLLYQDELVTAFRDINPRAKTHILIIPNKLIPTVNDVEADDELTMGRMFTVAKKLAKEEGIDENGYRLIVNCKAHGGQEVYHIHMHLVGGAPLGPMLMN, from the coding sequence ATGGCTGAAGAAACAATTTTCAGTAAAATTATTCGCAAAGAAATTCCAACAACTTTGCTTTATCAAGATGAGTTAGTAACTGCTTTTCGTGACATTAACCCACGTGCCAAAACGCATATTCTGATCATCCCGAATAAGCTGATTCCTACCGTGAATGACGTTGAAGCGGATGATGAACTTACGATGGGACGCATGTTTACTGTCGCTAAGAAATTAGCGAAAGAAGAGGGTATTGATGAAAACGGTTACCGTCTGATCGTGAACTGTAAAGCTCACGGTGGACAAGAAGTTTATCATATCCATATGCATTTGGTTGGTGGTGCGCCACTGGGTCCAATGTTAATGAACTAA
- a CDS encoding methyl-accepting chemotaxis protein, with translation MKGSVIRRMYAGFALIILMFAVSTFMALRSMEQIHANFASVTNTSLPLVSLSNQTNVALLSADKLFKDFLTTQSFERMESIRSQFATAQEHYQQTLAKLEAAAASDPQLSERIGEVKQLEKRFFAEASDAMDNYRNMFEAQAQVQQSTRQFQRLHAELSNGMKEFVESQDNMAVKIMSKSYFVKLRDAEVITSDALASSDTDMVAKAVAGNKKAVTHLNYAYRALTTQLPELKEKFDAPVNQFSIDIGQKGGVLDQHNSYLLARQALYENIANLAKEVDTSMTLLNSFSENAQGDLNQSLVEAGEVYDFGLIRAIFLCLVVVVFAAVIGYHIAHSVRNPLKSILATLESLSGGDMTQRIDIRYNNEFSSVSGHINTLADSLHNILVQLNKASDNLTRTANNNQQTLSEAQQQLNHQREQTASVATAMNEMSHSVEEVARSAESSLHMVEQVEIASEQGRQIMSSNISTINQLEARLTESVNAVKELQNMSSKIGSILDVIRNIAEQTNLLALNAAIEAARAGEQGRGFAVVADEVRVLAQRTTESTTEIETMISALQSSSSSANHVIQSCMEDMTQSVDQASNANSAMEEIQSLILEISQMSGHISSAADEQNSTAAAIAASVEEINQIADSSYQAMSEIANTSENLTHLASQQGELVHRFRV, from the coding sequence ATGAAGGGTTCAGTAATCAGACGTATGTACGCTGGTTTTGCCTTAATCATCTTAATGTTTGCTGTTTCAACGTTTATGGCTTTGCGTAGCATGGAGCAAATACACGCAAACTTTGCTAGCGTCACAAACACATCCTTACCTCTTGTGTCCTTGTCTAACCAAACGAACGTCGCTTTGCTGTCTGCTGACAAACTATTTAAAGACTTCTTAACTACGCAAAGTTTCGAACGTATGGAAAGCATTCGTTCCCAGTTTGCTACTGCGCAAGAACATTACCAGCAAACTCTAGCAAAACTAGAGGCTGCTGCTGCCAGCGATCCTCAACTAAGCGAGCGTATTGGCGAAGTAAAGCAACTTGAGAAACGCTTTTTCGCGGAAGCATCCGATGCAATGGACAACTACCGCAATATGTTTGAGGCACAAGCTCAAGTGCAACAATCAACGCGCCAGTTCCAACGCCTGCATGCTGAGCTTAGTAATGGCATGAAAGAATTTGTTGAAAGCCAAGATAACATGGCGGTCAAAATCATGTCTAAGAGCTACTTCGTCAAGCTAAGAGACGCTGAGGTTATTACCTCAGACGCGCTTGCGAGTAGTGACACGGATATGGTTGCTAAAGCTGTCGCTGGCAACAAAAAAGCGGTAACTCACCTTAACTATGCATACCGTGCTCTAACGACCCAATTACCAGAGCTTAAAGAAAAGTTTGATGCGCCGGTGAATCAATTTTCTATTGATATCGGCCAAAAAGGCGGGGTGTTAGATCAACACAACAGCTATTTACTTGCTCGCCAAGCACTGTACGAAAATATCGCTAACCTAGCGAAAGAAGTCGACACCTCAATGACGCTTTTGAATTCCTTTAGTGAGAATGCACAAGGCGACCTTAACCAATCTCTCGTTGAAGCTGGTGAAGTGTATGACTTCGGTTTAATTCGTGCCATTTTCCTATGCTTGGTGGTTGTGGTATTTGCTGCAGTGATTGGTTACCACATCGCGCATAGCGTTCGTAACCCACTTAAGAGCATTTTAGCGACACTAGAATCACTCAGTGGCGGCGATATGACTCAACGTATCGACATTCGCTATAACAACGAATTCAGTAGCGTGAGCGGTCACATTAATACCCTAGCCGATAGCTTGCACAACATCCTTGTACAGCTTAACAAGGCCTCTGATAACCTCACTCGCACCGCTAACAATAACCAGCAAACATTGAGTGAAGCACAGCAACAACTTAACCACCAGCGTGAACAAACTGCGAGTGTGGCAACCGCAATGAATGAGATGAGCCACTCGGTCGAAGAAGTAGCACGCAGTGCTGAAAGCTCATTGCATATGGTCGAGCAAGTTGAAATTGCCTCAGAGCAAGGTCGTCAGATCATGAGCTCTAATATTTCAACCATCAATCAACTGGAAGCTCGCTTAACCGAGTCTGTAAACGCGGTTAAAGAGCTGCAAAATATGAGCAGTAAAATCGGTTCTATTTTGGATGTCATCCGTAATATCGCCGAACAAACTAACCTGCTAGCGCTTAACGCAGCGATCGAAGCGGCGCGAGCGGGCGAACAAGGCCGAGGTTTTGCCGTTGTTGCTGATGAAGTGCGCGTGCTTGCACAACGTACTACGGAGTCAACCACTGAGATTGAGACTATGATCAGCGCCCTGCAAAGCAGTTCATCCTCCGCTAACCATGTCATTCAAAGTTGTATGGAAGATATGACTCAATCTGTTGACCAAGCATCTAACGCGAATAGTGCCATGGAAGAGATTCAGTCGCTTATCTTAGAAATCAGCCAAATGAGTGGCCATATTTCAAGCGCGGCAGATGAACAAAACAGTACTGCGGCAGCGATTGCTGCGAGTGTGGAAGAGATTAACCAGATCGCTGACAGTAGCTATCAAGCCATGTCTGAAATTGCGAACACGAGTGAAAACCTCACCCATCTCGCAAGCCAGCAAGGCGAGCTGGTACATCGATTCAGAGTCTAA
- a CDS encoding DUF1887 family protein yields the protein MAIHVGIIDQDPIRLVTPLLDKRSTGHHIVFIGIETQKEMYNRLSAVLSKRQITSEFFEIPNVANTSRIRQAVMQLAEQLKGRNEAIKLNASCGLRHRLLPVYEVFRTYHWPIFVVEPNSDRLCWLYPEGREDTQVEDRITIDDYLTVFGARGEFAETNISPQLDQKLYELGERWASNALELGPGLATLNYLATTCRKEQRLDVELSDKQQGYRELNMLLSDLVETEIATYEDGVLTFASEEARRFSNGEWLETLVHSTVRQIQQDMPTIQDHSLNVQVYRNLGEREVRNELDVASVVNNKLHIIECKTKGMRDDGDDTLYKLESLRDLLGGLQARAMLVSFRPLRYNDITRAEDLGLALIGPDELKDLKTHLAQWFAEAGGSEDCSDC from the coding sequence ATGGCAATTCATGTTGGCATAATCGACCAAGACCCTATTCGCTTGGTCACACCATTACTTGATAAACGCTCAACGGGTCACCACATCGTTTTTATTGGTATCGAGACCCAAAAAGAGATGTACAACCGACTGAGCGCCGTGTTGTCCAAACGTCAAATTACGTCTGAGTTTTTTGAAATTCCAAATGTTGCTAATACCTCCCGTATTCGTCAGGCCGTTATGCAACTTGCCGAGCAATTAAAAGGCCGTAATGAAGCGATTAAACTCAATGCGAGTTGCGGCCTAAGACACCGCCTACTACCTGTTTACGAGGTATTTCGTACCTATCATTGGCCAATCTTCGTGGTTGAACCAAACAGCGACCGTCTCTGCTGGCTCTATCCTGAGGGTCGTGAAGATACTCAAGTTGAAGACCGCATTACCATTGATGACTATCTCACCGTATTTGGTGCCCGTGGCGAATTCGCGGAAACCAATATTTCCCCTCAGCTAGACCAAAAATTGTATGAGCTTGGTGAACGCTGGGCTAGCAATGCACTTGAATTAGGCCCTGGCCTTGCCACGCTTAACTATCTCGCGACCACATGTCGTAAAGAGCAACGCCTAGATGTCGAACTCTCTGATAAACAACAAGGTTATCGTGAGCTCAACATGTTACTGAGCGACTTAGTGGAAACGGAAATCGCAACCTATGAAGATGGCGTTCTCACTTTCGCTAGTGAAGAAGCACGCCGTTTCTCAAATGGGGAATGGCTTGAGACCCTAGTTCACAGCACCGTACGTCAAATTCAGCAAGACATGCCAACCATCCAAGATCACTCATTGAATGTTCAGGTATATCGTAACCTTGGCGAACGTGAAGTGCGTAACGAACTTGATGTCGCTTCAGTGGTTAATAACAAGTTACACATCATTGAATGTAAAACCAAAGGCATGCGTGATGACGGTGACGATACGCTCTACAAACTAGAATCACTGCGTGATCTGCTTGGCGGCCTGCAAGCACGTGCGATGCTCGTCAGCTTCCGTCCACTGCGTTACAACGATATCACGCGCGCTGAAGACCTTGGCTTAGCATTGATTGGTCCTGATGAGCTAAAAGATCTTAAAACTCACCTTGCCCAGTGGTTTGCAGAAGCTGGCGGTTCAGAAGACTGCTCTGACTGCTAA
- the norR gene encoding nitric oxide reductase transcriptional regulator NorR, translated as MPSQVEQTLLNIALNLSANLTSEEQYQHLVDGISQVFPCDAAALFVLDQQGFLTPVAVKGLSSTVLGRRFFPNAHPRLQQIMQSKTPVRFDADSALPDPFDGVLLGSEQSIDVHDCLGCSLYVEGQLVGVLTMDALSVGAFDNLDTLMVDTFAALTAATLRNIGQFKALKAQNRKHRSVTQTLIQQARNQQGEMVGFSPQFEKLKRSIATVAQSDFAVLISGETGTGKELVAHNLHAQSLRADKPMIYVNCAALPEGLAESELFGHVKGAFTGANNHRSGKFELADGGTIFLDEIGELPLILQAKLLRVIQQGELQRVGSDQHLTVNVRIIAATNRQLEHEVEQGRFRADLYHRLNVFPISVPALREREGDIAVLSGYLLEKVRSQFNTPNLHVHPKALQLLEDQPWPGNIRELEHSLTRAALHAIQHQQTTIQLHHFDDLQTHLDVKNTSHYLPSESQPMRALVERYQKDLIVHALNQSNNTWSQAAEFLQMDRGNLYRMGKKLGINS; from the coding sequence ATGCCATCTCAAGTTGAACAAACACTGCTTAATATCGCCCTCAATCTTAGTGCTAACCTCACCAGTGAAGAACAATACCAACATTTAGTCGATGGCATTAGCCAAGTTTTTCCTTGTGATGCTGCGGCATTATTTGTGCTCGATCAACAGGGATTTCTTACCCCGGTTGCAGTGAAAGGTTTATCAAGCACGGTATTAGGTCGCCGCTTTTTTCCCAACGCACATCCTCGCTTACAGCAAATTATGCAAAGTAAGACTCCGGTACGCTTTGATGCCGACAGCGCCCTACCCGATCCATTTGATGGTGTCTTGCTTGGTAGCGAACAAAGCATTGATGTTCACGACTGTCTCGGTTGCAGTCTTTATGTAGAAGGTCAATTAGTCGGCGTGCTAACTATGGACGCATTAAGCGTTGGCGCGTTTGATAACCTTGACACGTTAATGGTCGATACTTTTGCCGCCCTAACGGCAGCGACACTGCGTAATATTGGTCAATTCAAAGCGCTCAAAGCACAAAACCGTAAACATCGCTCCGTAACCCAAACCTTGATTCAACAAGCACGTAATCAACAAGGGGAAATGGTGGGGTTTAGTCCGCAATTTGAAAAGCTAAAACGCAGCATCGCCACAGTCGCTCAATCGGATTTTGCCGTACTGATCTCCGGTGAAACCGGCACGGGCAAAGAGTTGGTCGCTCATAATTTACACGCCCAATCGTTACGTGCCGATAAACCGATGATCTATGTAAACTGCGCCGCCCTTCCTGAAGGTTTGGCAGAAAGTGAGTTGTTTGGCCATGTCAAAGGCGCGTTTACTGGCGCTAACAACCACCGCTCAGGTAAATTTGAACTGGCTGATGGCGGAACGATTTTCCTTGATGAGATTGGCGAACTGCCGTTGATTTTACAGGCCAAACTATTACGAGTAATCCAACAAGGTGAATTACAACGCGTAGGTAGCGATCAGCACTTAACGGTCAATGTACGAATTATTGCTGCAACCAACCGCCAGCTTGAACATGAAGTGGAACAAGGCCGTTTTCGTGCTGACCTCTATCATCGCTTAAACGTGTTCCCAATTAGCGTGCCAGCACTGCGTGAACGTGAAGGTGATATTGCTGTGTTGTCTGGCTATTTACTGGAAAAAGTGCGCAGTCAATTTAATACGCCAAATCTCCATGTTCACCCCAAAGCGTTGCAGCTACTCGAAGATCAACCTTGGCCGGGCAACATACGCGAGCTTGAACATAGCCTTACTCGTGCAGCGCTGCATGCGATTCAACATCAACAAACGACGATACAATTACATCACTTTGATGACTTGCAAACGCATCTTGATGTTAAAAACACATCCCACTATTTACCCTCTGAAAGCCAACCGATGCGTGCCTTGGTTGAACGCTATCAAAAAGATTTGATCGTCCACGCTTTAAACCAATCGAACAATACTTGGTCACAAGCGGCGGAGTTCCTGCAAATGGATCGCGGCAATTTGTATCGCATGGGAAAAAAACTCGGCATTAATTCATAG